ACATCAAGAGCGCCGATTTCATCACCTCAAGCCGCAGCTTCCATTCGTCCCCGAGCCGCAGGATGACCAATCGCCTGCGAAGGTGCTGCAAGTACATCCTTAGAACCGGCATCTGCTCGCAAACGCTGTATAGCCGCTGCATGAAACTGTAAACCGCCTGCTTGCGAGGCGCTTGCCCCGGCTTACGCAGCGCTTCGTAGCGCCGGACTGCCGCCACCTCCGAATCACGCCGGGACAGCCACAGGAAGGCCGCGACAGCGGCAAAAAAGAGCACGGTTGCGATGCCAAGCAGAGGGGAGAGCCATTCCCGAATCATGTCTCATCCCCCCAATGGGATGCTAGAAACGCATCAAAGACGGCCTGATCGGGGCCGCTCAGGTATTCCGCAATCTCGCAGCGACTTTGCTTGGACAGGGGATGAACGGCAACGTAACGACCGTCGCGGTATTCGACGAGATTTTGGGCGGTGTACAGCGGGCGATCCGTCGAGCGGCGGAAGTATTCGAGCGTCGTTTCCATAAAGGCTGCCATCCGTTCGTCCTTTGTCATTTTCCCGCGAAAGGCTTCCGGGTACGCCGTCTCCTGCGGCACTGGGACGCATTCCGTAATGCGCTCGATATACCGTCGTCCGTCCAGGTCGCGGCGAAGGTGAATATCGAAGTTGACGACGCTGACGACCTGCTGCTCTGCCACACGCTCGTTCGTAAACACCTTTGTTTTCAACAAGGAATTGCGGAGAGATAGCACAAGGTCACGGAAGGTTTTGGCGTGATGCGTGAACAAGGTGAATAATGATGCCACCTGTGCCATCTGAACCATCCAAGCGGCGACCGGATCGGTCGCTACCTCTCCCAAAATATTGACGGAGCCGTCCGTCTTCTTCTGGATGTCCAGCCCCTGTTGACCGGAAATCGTCTCGGTTTCGCGCAGGCTGACGATGTTGCGTTCCGGGTAAATTTTGCGCAACTGAAGCTCGAAGCTCATTTCCTGTACCCGGATGGGCAGCACTTCTGGAATATGACGCACCATCGCCATGAGCAACGTTGTTTTGCCGCTGCCCTGAGCGCCGGTAATCGCGGTGATCCGCGCACCCGATACCAAGTAACGAATGAGGCCAATCGGCAATTCCGCGCCTTCGTCCTGAATCAACTGCTCTAGCGTCGCGCTTTGCACGTCGAATTTGCGCACAAAAAAAGCCCACGATTCACTGAATCGGGGGCGCAGCACGACGACGCGGGAGCCGTCTGCCATTTCATTGACCTTAAATCCGTTCGCCTCGGACAACTGGCCGGGAAAATTGTGCTTATAGATGATCTGGCAAACGCGTCGCAGTTCCTGCTCGGAGCCGAAGGACAAGAAGCTCAGGTGGATGGACTTCCCTTTGTAAAACAGCCATACGCTATCATGCGAACGGGGCAGCGACTGAAGTTGTGCGTCCTCCTCCAGCGACCATTCGCCCTCCCACATGAGCGGCGGCAGACCAGATACACCCCCGGATACGCCGTCCACACGCATGTCGCGCAGCTCGTCCACGACGCTGAATCCTTTGTAATGCTGATAAATCCGCTGGACGACAAGTTGGAGCTTATCGTCCGTCGTCAAACACGGCGCTTCACGGGCGAAGACGCTACGAATATCCTCCGCCGTAATCCGGTACGTTTCAAGCTGGCCTTCCTCGTTTCGTCTTTGCCGATCCCATTCATAGGTTTGAACGAGCCGGTCGAGCGCATGAAGCCCGGCTTCCTTTTTATATGTGTAAAGCAGAATATCAAACTGGTCTTGCGCGGAGAGGGACTCCGGCTGATGAAAAGGCAGCAGGAGGTTCAAATGCGCATCGTCCAACTCATAGCGCTGCGCGAGCAGGTCGGCAATGATCTCCTTGACGTATTCCTTGTCCCGCAGATCACCGGAGGTGCAGCCCCGCAGCGCCTTTTTCAGCTCCGCCCGTTTGCTTTTTCGGCGGCGGTATTCTTCCTCCGACAAACCGAAGTCGGCCAGGTTGCTGCTGGTTAACTCGTGTAGCGTTGCTTTTACGAAAGTGGTCATCGCTTCCAGCGTATATACCGATGTGTCGTCCGTCCGTTCCGGCAATCGTCGGCTCAGGCGCAAATAAAGAAAGAAGATTGAAAGCAACAAGAGCGCGATCAGGATGAAGGCATTGAGCATAGCCGTCATGGCGTGTCGCCCTCCTTCCCTCCGAAAAGATGCTGCCTTGCGCCTGCGCTTTCGATCACAGCCTGCGCCAATCGTCGCACCTGCTGCACGAACAGGTGGTTCTCATGACCGCTTGCTATCTTCCTGTTGCGAAACCAGAAAGGATTCGCTTCGCCATGCTGTGCCGCATCCATCCAGCCTGTATTATGTGCAACAGGGTACACGGTCGGTCCTATACGGAATTGACGCATGAGATTTTTAGAAGTAAGCGTCGAATAAGGGTCGTACTGTCCGAACACGAGCAGCGTTCTTCGGCCTTGCAGCATCGCTGCTTCTGCCGATTGAAAAAATCGCTCTAGAAGGAGACGGTTTTGCGGCAGGCAGACGACCCATACGTCGGCCTGCTGCCGCAGCATTTCGTCCCAAGCCGACCCGCTGCCGCTCCCCCCATCCAACAGCACTACATCGTAAGCGCGGCGGGCAACCGCAAGCAGCGGTGTGAGCCATTCCTTTGCCGTTTCAATAAAAATATCCTCTTGCTTGATGGAGCCGGGCAAAATATCCAGGCGATCCCGCAGTAACGGATGGGCATAGTCACGCAGCATGACAGGCTCCAGCTTGCGGTTTTTCAGCAGACGCAAGAGCGCATCAATTCCCGTGTCCGGGTTTTGCATGTCCTCTCTTCCGGCAGGTCGAAAATAGGCTCGTTCGACAGCGGCGTAGCTGCTTAGCAAATGCCCAAGCAACAGCAATCGCGCCGAATATTCCAAACCCATGCACGTCGCCGCGGCGAGCAGATTAGTCGTTGTCCCGGCCTGACCGGATACAGGACTCCAAAATACAACGGTAGCTCCCATAAACGTTCTCCTTTCTACCACACCCGCACCCGTTTACGGGCGGTTGCCCAGGCTCGTCGCGCTGTCTTGCGGTCGCAATCGCCAAGCTGCTCCAGCATCGTCAGCAGCATCTCGCGAAACGCCCCGGTCAGCCCGCGAAGGTCGATGCGGCCGTGGTGTTGATTGTTCAAATCGACGGCTGCATCGCGTTCGTCCAAAGGGAAGCGAAACACCGTATCCTCCAACTGGATATGCCGCAACCGCTTTTCGGCTCGCCACGCTGCCAACTTTCCCGGTATGTCAGGGGA
This region of Cohnella herbarum genomic DNA includes:
- a CDS encoding Flp pilus assembly complex ATPase component TadA, with translation MTAMLNAFILIALLLLSIFFLYLRLSRRLPERTDDTSVYTLEAMTTFVKATLHELTSSNLADFGLSEEEYRRRKSKRAELKKALRGCTSGDLRDKEYVKEIIADLLAQRYELDDAHLNLLLPFHQPESLSAQDQFDILLYTYKKEAGLHALDRLVQTYEWDRQRRNEEGQLETYRITAEDIRSVFAREAPCLTTDDKLQLVVQRIYQHYKGFSVVDELRDMRVDGVSGGVSGLPPLMWEGEWSLEEDAQLQSLPRSHDSVWLFYKGKSIHLSFLSFGSEQELRRVCQIIYKHNFPGQLSEANGFKVNEMADGSRVVVLRPRFSESWAFFVRKFDVQSATLEQLIQDEGAELPIGLIRYLVSGARITAITGAQGSGKTTLLMAMVRHIPEVLPIRVQEMSFELQLRKIYPERNIVSLRETETISGQQGLDIQKKTDGSVNILGEVATDPVAAWMVQMAQVASLFTLFTHHAKTFRDLVLSLRNSLLKTKVFTNERVAEQQVVSVVNFDIHLRRDLDGRRYIERITECVPVPQETAYPEAFRGKMTKDERMAAFMETTLEYFRRSTDRPLYTAQNLVEYRDGRYVAVHPLSKQSRCEIAEYLSGPDQAVFDAFLASHWGDET